A genomic segment from Pseudoxanthomonas sp. CF385 encodes:
- the creD gene encoding cell envelope integrity protein CreD, translated as MKSLKLLLRFLTIGGLVLLLLIPLMMIRGTIQEREAYRHQAVERVIQGTAGKQRVTGPIRVVPWTEVRRIEWLDDKGIKRLREDKTTGHLLQMPKTLEVTGRLEPAERAVGLYKVRVYEWHADLAATFESALPGPSTTGAERQYGTPYLVFGISDVRGVAGTPELKVDGAALPLKSGTGYLGARLDGIHAELPAVVAGRAAGQQVAMKLLLKGTESLSVVPLGDNNDIRVKSNWPHPKFEGYSPTSEVTGAGFNATWKISSLASNAQKQLRGEDGQDAQADRIVDGRVLAAPLNSSVDALHVSLVDPIDVYTQADRASKYGILFVVLTFVGFALFELIKRLPIHPLQYLLVGLALAIFFLLLLSLSEHIAFWQAYLVSAAACIGLQFVYLSGVLQSWLRAAGFATMLTLLYGVLYGLLVSEDNALLMGSLLLFGILAVIMWVTRKVDWYALGTELR; from the coding sequence ATGAAGTCACTGAAATTGCTGTTGCGTTTCCTCACCATCGGCGGGCTGGTCCTGCTGCTGCTCATTCCCCTGATGATGATCCGGGGCACCATCCAGGAGCGCGAAGCCTACCGGCACCAGGCCGTCGAGCGCGTCATCCAAGGCACGGCCGGCAAGCAGCGCGTGACCGGGCCGATCCGCGTCGTGCCATGGACGGAAGTGCGCCGGATCGAGTGGCTGGACGACAAGGGCATCAAGCGCCTCCGTGAAGACAAGACCACGGGCCATCTGCTGCAGATGCCGAAGACGTTGGAGGTCACCGGCCGCCTGGAACCCGCCGAGCGCGCCGTAGGCCTGTACAAGGTCCGGGTGTACGAATGGCACGCCGATCTTGCCGCCACGTTCGAGTCGGCGCTGCCGGGACCGTCGACCACCGGCGCCGAACGCCAGTACGGCACGCCGTATCTCGTGTTCGGCATTTCCGACGTGCGCGGCGTCGCCGGCACGCCGGAACTGAAGGTCGATGGCGCGGCGCTGCCGCTGAAGTCCGGCACCGGCTATCTCGGTGCACGCCTGGACGGCATCCACGCCGAGCTGCCCGCCGTCGTCGCGGGTCGGGCAGCGGGCCAGCAAGTGGCAATGAAGCTGCTGCTCAAAGGCACCGAATCGCTGTCGGTCGTGCCGCTGGGCGACAACAACGACATCCGTGTCAAATCGAACTGGCCGCATCCGAAGTTCGAAGGCTACTCGCCTACCAGCGAGGTCACCGGAGCCGGCTTCAATGCGACGTGGAAGATCTCGTCGTTGGCCAGCAATGCGCAGAAGCAGCTGCGTGGCGAAGACGGTCAGGACGCGCAGGCCGACCGCATCGTCGACGGCCGCGTGCTCGCCGCGCCGCTGAACAGCAGCGTAGACGCACTGCACGTCAGCCTGGTCGATCCGATCGACGTCTATACGCAGGCCGACCGGGCCAGCAAGTACGGCATCCTGTTCGTGGTGCTGACGTTCGTCGGCTTCGCCCTGTTCGAACTGATCAAGCGCTTGCCCATCCACCCCCTGCAGTACCTGCTGGTCGGCCTGGCGCTGGCGATCTTCTTCCTGCTGCTGCTCAGCCTTTCCGAACACATCGCCTTCTGGCAAGCCTACCTGGTGTCGGCCGCGGCCTGTATCGGCCTGCAGTTCGTCTACCTGTCGGGCGTGCTCCAGAGTTGGCTGCGTGCGGCGGGATTCGCCACCATGCTGACGCTGCTGTATGGCGTGCTTTACGGGCTCTTGGTATCGGAGGACAACGCGCTGCTGATGGGCTCGCTGCTGCTGTTCGGCATCCTGGCCGTGATCATGTGGGTCACCCGCAAGGTGGACTGGTATGCGCTCGGCACGGAACTGCGCTGA
- a CDS encoding GNAT family N-acetyltransferase, which produces MTSAHTIGLFRGPEITPWLDDVARLRVAVFRDWPYLYEGDLAYERDYLAAYAASPESLFVLAMEDGQVVGASTGLPLVDDTEAFRQPFLDSAFDPEDVFYFGESVLLPAYRGRGIGHAFFDHREAHARALGRFAWTAFCAVDRADDDPRRPADHRGNEVFWGKRGYERHPGMTMRLPWDEIGHGETDHALTFWLRPLETAR; this is translated from the coding sequence ATGACCTCTGCGCACACCATCGGCCTTTTCCGCGGGCCGGAGATCACGCCCTGGCTGGACGACGTCGCGCGCCTGCGCGTGGCGGTGTTCCGCGACTGGCCTTACCTCTATGAAGGCGACCTCGCCTACGAGCGGGACTACCTCGCGGCGTATGCGGCCTCGCCGGAAAGCCTGTTCGTGCTGGCGATGGAGGATGGGCAGGTCGTCGGTGCGTCCACCGGCCTGCCGCTGGTCGACGACACCGAGGCTTTCCGCCAACCCTTCCTCGACAGCGCCTTCGATCCGGAAGACGTGTTCTATTTCGGCGAATCCGTGCTGCTGCCGGCCTATCGCGGCCGCGGCATCGGCCATGCCTTCTTCGATCATCGTGAAGCGCATGCGCGTGCGTTGGGCCGCTTCGCCTGGACCGCGTTCTGCGCCGTGGATCGCGCGGACGACGATCCGCGCAGGCCGGCCGACCACCGCGGCAACGAGGTGTTCTGGGGCAAGCGTGGCTACGAGCGACACCCCGGCATGACGATGCGCCTGCCCTGGGACGAGATCGGGCACGGCGAGACCGATCACGCACTGACGTTCTGGCTGCGCCCGCTGGAGACCGCACGATGA
- a CDS encoding carbon-nitrogen hydrolase family protein, translated as MKVAVAKYPIQAPVDFAAFAQRQAAVLGDAVAQGARIAVLPEYLSLELAATFDAATQGDLHASLAAIQSHRDAWLALYAGLAKALDLHIVAGTFLLAQANGRYRNRCDVFTPQGGHLWQDKLQLTGFEKGLSVIDGGDALTVFDLGGVRTGVAVCYDSEFPLPVRAQAEAGARLLLVPSCTDTDAGATRVRVGCLARALENRVFVAQSVTAGEAAWSPALDINTGEAAIFAPMDRGLPADGVVVQTSGNQVWALADLDLEALERSRHDAQVANDRDWAGQLKPAITRARVDKR; from the coding sequence ATGAAAGTGGCCGTTGCCAAATACCCGATCCAGGCACCGGTGGATTTCGCTGCGTTCGCGCAACGCCAGGCGGCCGTGCTGGGCGATGCCGTCGCACAGGGTGCCCGCATCGCCGTACTGCCGGAGTACCTGTCGCTTGAATTGGCGGCCACGTTCGATGCCGCGACGCAGGGCGACCTGCACGCGTCGCTCGCGGCGATCCAGTCGCATCGCGACGCCTGGTTGGCCCTGTACGCGGGGCTGGCGAAGGCGCTGGACCTGCACATCGTGGCCGGCACGTTCCTGTTGGCGCAGGCGAACGGTCGCTACCGCAACCGCTGCGACGTGTTCACCCCACAGGGCGGGCACCTCTGGCAGGACAAGCTGCAACTCACCGGATTCGAGAAGGGGCTGAGCGTCATCGACGGCGGCGATGCGCTGACGGTGTTCGACCTGGGCGGCGTGCGCACCGGCGTGGCCGTCTGCTACGACAGCGAATTCCCCTTGCCCGTGCGCGCGCAGGCCGAGGCCGGTGCGCGCCTGCTGCTGGTGCCCAGCTGCACCGACACCGACGCCGGTGCCACCCGCGTGCGGGTGGGGTGCCTGGCGCGTGCGCTGGAGAACCGCGTGTTCGTGGCCCAGTCGGTGACGGCAGGCGAGGCGGCCTGGAGTCCGGCGCTGGACATCAACACCGGCGAGGCCGCGATCTTCGCGCCGATGGATCGGGGTCTGCCCGCAGACGGCGTGGTGGTGCAGACGTCGGGGAACCAGGTCTGGGCGCTCGCCGATCTCGACCTCGAGGCACTGGAGCGCAGTCGCCACGACGCACAGGTGGCGAACGACCGGGACTGGGCGGGCCAACTGAAGCCCGCGATCACGCGTGCCCGGGTGGACAAGCGCTGA
- a CDS encoding phosphatase PAP2 family protein — MGRDTGWCLRANRWGEWTGVRRFFAIVSRLGDGVFWYVLMAALIVADGLDGLAASAHLAATGVIALTLYKLLKRWTRRPRPFASDVRIRAWIAPLDEFSFPSGHTLHAVAFTLVALAHYQVLAPLLIPFAGCVAASRVVLGLHYPSDVLAATVIGSALAALSIWLVPGVSLLG, encoded by the coding sequence ATGGGCCGGGATACCGGCTGGTGCCTGCGAGCCAACCGCTGGGGCGAATGGACCGGCGTGCGCCGCTTCTTCGCCATCGTCAGCCGCTTGGGCGACGGGGTGTTCTGGTACGTGCTGATGGCGGCGCTGATCGTCGCCGACGGCTTGGACGGCCTGGCCGCCTCCGCGCACCTGGCGGCGACCGGCGTCATCGCACTGACGCTGTACAAGCTGCTGAAGCGCTGGACGCGGCGTCCACGCCCGTTCGCTTCCGATGTGCGGATCCGTGCGTGGATCGCGCCGCTGGACGAATTCAGCTTCCCGTCCGGCCACACGCTGCATGCGGTGGCGTTCACGCTGGTCGCCTTGGCGCACTACCAGGTCCTGGCACCGCTGCTGATTCCGTTCGCCGGTTGCGTGGCGGCCTCGCGGGTGGTGCTTGGCCTGCACTACCCCAGCGACGTGCTGGCAGCGACGGTGATCGGTTCGGCGCTGGCCGCGCTCTCCATCTGGCTGGTACCCGGGGTCAGCCTGCTGGGTTGA
- a CDS encoding glycosyltransferase family 1 protein, with amino-acid sequence MRFAIVTETYPPEVNGVALTVQGLETGLRQRGHAVSLVRPRQATETAAPDDTLLVRGASLPRYPGLKFGLPATRRLLAQWKDAPPDAIYVATEGPLGWSAVRAARRLGIPVATGFHTRFDEYMRDYGARFLEHTALRWMRRFHNGAQATLVPTRELADFLQAQGFQHVMRLARAVDAQHFSPARRDDALRAQWGVQPEDLVVIYVGRIAAEKNLDLSIRAFDAIRQQQPTAKFVWVGDGPVRERLALERPDFIFCGVQRGEALARHFASGDLFLFSSHSETFGNVTLEAMASGVPTVAFNYGAAREHLVDGAHGAAVDDDDAFLAAAQRLAADPAQRRAMGDAAAVAMRALRPEQVAADFDALLTDLALTRRSHHASAAAA; translated from the coding sequence ATGCGCTTTGCCATCGTCACCGAGACGTACCCGCCGGAAGTCAACGGCGTCGCCCTCACCGTGCAGGGGCTGGAAACCGGCCTGCGCCAGCGGGGTCACGCGGTATCGCTGGTGCGACCGCGGCAGGCGACCGAGACCGCGGCGCCGGACGACACGCTGCTGGTGCGCGGCGCCAGCCTGCCGCGCTACCCCGGCCTGAAATTCGGCCTCCCGGCCACCCGGCGCCTGCTGGCGCAGTGGAAGGACGCTCCGCCTGATGCGATCTACGTGGCCACGGAAGGCCCCTTGGGATGGTCGGCCGTGCGCGCCGCGCGCCGGCTGGGCATTCCGGTGGCCACCGGCTTCCACACGCGCTTCGACGAATACATGCGCGACTACGGCGCGCGCTTCCTCGAACACACCGCGCTGCGCTGGATGCGCCGCTTCCACAACGGCGCACAGGCCACGCTGGTGCCCACGCGCGAGCTGGCCGACTTCCTGCAGGCGCAGGGCTTCCAGCACGTGATGCGGTTGGCACGCGCCGTGGACGCGCAGCACTTCAGCCCGGCACGCCGCGACGACGCTCTGCGTGCGCAGTGGGGCGTGCAGCCGGAGGACCTGGTGGTGATCTACGTGGGCCGCATCGCCGCCGAGAAGAACCTGGACCTGTCGATCCGGGCGTTCGATGCGATCCGGCAACAGCAGCCGACCGCGAAGTTCGTCTGGGTGGGCGATGGACCGGTCCGCGAGCGTCTCGCGCTCGAGCGTCCCGACTTCATCTTCTGCGGCGTGCAGCGCGGCGAAGCGCTGGCGCGCCACTTCGCCAGCGGCGACCTGTTCCTGTTTTCCAGCCACAGCGAAACCTTCGGCAACGTCACCCTCGAAGCGATGGCGAGCGGCGTGCCGACGGTGGCCTTCAACTACGGCGCCGCGCGCGAGCATCTGGTCGATGGCGCGCACGGCGCGGCGGTCGACGACGACGACGCTTTCCTGGCCGCCGCCCAACGCCTGGCCGCCGACCCGGCACAACGTCGCGCGATGGGCGATGCCGCCGCCGTCGCGATGCGCGCCCTGCGCCCCGAACAGGTCGCCGCCGATTTCGATGCCCTGCTGACCGACCTCGCACTGACCCGGAGAAGCCACCATGCGTCCGCTGCTGCCGCGTAA
- a CDS encoding MmcQ/YjbR family DNA-binding protein — MKLDDVRVHALSLEAVTEEPHHTYSSFRVRGKIFVTIPPEETHVHVFLGEEDREQALAMHPASVEKLFWGSKVLGLRVALAKATPGVVRALVTKAYETRVHKDAGPPRTRRTR, encoded by the coding sequence ATGAAACTGGACGACGTCCGCGTACATGCGCTGTCGCTGGAGGCGGTCACCGAAGAGCCTCACCACACCTATTCGTCGTTCCGGGTGCGCGGCAAGATCTTCGTGACCATCCCGCCGGAGGAAACACACGTGCATGTGTTCCTCGGCGAGGAGGACCGCGAGCAGGCCTTGGCGATGCATCCCGCGTCCGTCGAGAAGCTGTTCTGGGGCAGCAAGGTGCTGGGACTGCGGGTCGCGTTGGCAAAGGCCACGCCCGGGGTCGTCAGGGCGCTGGTAACGAAGGCCTACGAGACCCGCGTGCACAAGGATGCGGGACCGCCGCGCACACGCAGGACGCGTTGA
- a CDS encoding DUF2306 domain-containing protein, producing the protein MSAASPTALPAKPFKVLLLLILVSLSTWFLWGELDYALTRDRTGEPAFRTGALIVHLTFATPLLLLPPLQFSRRFRLRWPQWHRRMGRAYLVASLIAGSLAIYLGLTFDLVGRRVPVVLFATLWVAFSAAAWWCARRRAFAAHERFVVRSYTIAVAFVIVRVMGQAEDVMFPFMPDPQLRGVTREWLCFVLPLLAVEAWYTWWPALRTPRPRAAEARL; encoded by the coding sequence ATGTCCGCTGCGAGTCCGACCGCGCTGCCAGCCAAGCCGTTCAAGGTCCTGCTGTTGCTCATCCTGGTGTCGCTCAGCACCTGGTTCCTCTGGGGCGAGCTGGATTACGCGCTGACACGCGACCGGACCGGAGAGCCGGCATTCCGTACGGGGGCGCTGATCGTGCACCTGACCTTCGCCACGCCCCTGCTGCTCCTGCCACCGCTGCAGTTCAGTCGTCGCTTCCGTCTACGGTGGCCGCAGTGGCATCGCCGCATGGGACGCGCTTACCTGGTGGCATCGCTCATCGCCGGCTCGCTTGCGATCTATCTGGGGCTGACCTTCGATCTCGTGGGCCGTCGCGTCCCCGTCGTGCTGTTCGCGACGCTGTGGGTCGCCTTTTCAGCTGCCGCCTGGTGGTGCGCGCGGCGGCGTGCGTTCGCGGCGCACGAACGTTTCGTGGTGCGCAGCTACACGATCGCGGTGGCGTTCGTGATCGTGCGGGTGATGGGCCAGGCCGAAGACGTGATGTTCCCCTTCATGCCGGACCCGCAATTGCGGGGCGTGACCCGGGAGTGGCTGTGCTTCGTGCTGCCGCTGCTGGCGGTGGAAGCCTGGTACACCTGGTGGCCGGCGCTGAGGACGCCCCGACCCCGCGCGGCCGAAGCTCGCCTATAG
- a CDS encoding YbjQ family protein, with the protein MTDPYNSSSAYAPSPATGLHLSDAMVTTAMELPGYRIRRNLGMVRGITVRSRSIVGNFLGGLQSLFGGNITIYTELCEQARDETYRDMLQHARHLGANAIVAVRYDATDVMAGLTEVLCYGTAVVVEPQDF; encoded by the coding sequence ATGACCGACCCTTACAACTCGTCCTCCGCCTACGCGCCTTCGCCTGCCACCGGCCTGCACCTCAGCGACGCCATGGTGACCACCGCCATGGAACTGCCCGGCTACCGCATCCGCCGCAACCTGGGCATGGTGCGCGGCATCACCGTGCGCTCGCGGTCGATCGTGGGCAACTTCCTGGGCGGCTTGCAGTCGCTGTTCGGCGGCAACATCACCATCTACACCGAGTTGTGCGAGCAGGCGCGCGACGAGACCTACCGCGACATGCTGCAGCACGCCCGGCACCTGGGCGCCAACGCGATCGTCGCCGTGCGCTACGACGCCACCGACGTGATGGCCGGCCTCACCGAAGTGCTGTGCTACGGCACGGCCGTGGTGGTCGAACCGCAGGATTTCTAG
- a CDS encoding DUF4259 domain-containing protein produces MGTWGIGSFENDDAGDFMIDLLDSGDLSLVREVLDNVLTSTEYVEAPDATLAIVAAEIVAAARGRPTFAAQREEGLADWLARIQPTIDADLATQARDALTRILADHSELRELWEETDDLHDWQAVVTELRSHLDP; encoded by the coding sequence ATGGGCACCTGGGGCATCGGCTCGTTCGAGAACGACGACGCGGGCGATTTCATGATCGATCTGCTGGACAGCGGCGACCTGTCGCTGGTCCGTGAGGTGCTGGACAACGTACTGACGTCTACCGAATACGTGGAGGCGCCTGATGCCACGCTGGCGATCGTCGCCGCCGAGATTGTGGCCGCAGCGCGCGGACGCCCTACGTTCGCGGCACAGCGGGAAGAAGGGCTGGCGGACTGGCTCGCGCGGATCCAGCCGACCATCGATGCCGATCTCGCCACGCAGGCACGGGACGCGCTCACCCGCATCCTGGCCGACCACTCCGAACTGCGGGAACTGTGGGAAGAGACCGACGACCTCCACGACTGGCAGGCCGTCGTCACCGAACTCCGCAGCCACCTCGACCCCTGA
- a CDS encoding aldo/keto reductase, translating to MKTYPLADGLATSRIGYGCMHLSRAWDASPITADERRNAQRLVETALAHGITLFDHADIYARGKSEQAFGDVLRASPGLRARMVLQSKCGIRFADDPPGTPGRYDFSHDHIVASVDGSLARLGVEYLDVLLLHRPDALVEPEEVARAFDTLHASGKVRHFGVSNHTPSQIELLRRHVRQPLVANQVEISLLHLPLIDEGVVANTTGHAYASAAGTLDYCRLHDVRVQAWSPLASGKLAGTSEFSDPVVRETATLLCQLAEAKAVTPEAIQLAWLLRHPAGIQPIVGTTDAVRLVACAAADEVQLSREEWYALFTAARGGRVP from the coding sequence ATGAAGACCTATCCCCTCGCCGATGGCCTGGCCACGTCCCGTATCGGCTACGGCTGCATGCACCTGAGCCGTGCGTGGGATGCCTCGCCGATCACCGCGGACGAGCGCCGCAACGCGCAACGGCTGGTCGAAACCGCGCTGGCCCACGGCATCACCCTGTTCGACCACGCGGACATCTACGCGCGCGGCAAGTCCGAGCAGGCCTTCGGCGACGTGCTGCGCGCCTCGCCCGGCCTGCGCGCACGGATGGTCCTGCAATCGAAGTGCGGCATCCGCTTCGCCGACGATCCGCCCGGCACCCCGGGCCGGTACGACTTCAGCCATGACCACATCGTGGCTTCGGTGGACGGCAGCCTGGCGCGACTGGGCGTGGAGTACCTCGACGTCCTGCTGCTGCACCGTCCCGACGCACTTGTAGAGCCGGAAGAGGTCGCGCGCGCCTTCGATACGTTGCACGCCAGCGGCAAGGTGCGGCACTTCGGTGTCAGCAACCACACGCCCAGCCAGATCGAGTTGTTGCGCCGCCATGTGCGCCAGCCGCTGGTGGCCAACCAGGTGGAGATCAGCCTGCTTCATCTGCCGCTGATCGACGAGGGCGTGGTCGCCAACACCACCGGGCATGCCTATGCGTCCGCCGCCGGCACGCTGGACTATTGCCGCCTGCACGACGTCCGTGTGCAGGCCTGGTCGCCCCTGGCCAGTGGCAAGCTCGCCGGCACGTCCGAGTTCTCCGACCCGGTGGTGCGCGAGACGGCGACACTGCTGTGCCAGCTGGCCGAGGCGAAGGCCGTGACGCCCGAAGCCATCCAGCTCGCCTGGCTGCTGCGCCATCCCGCCGGCATCCAACCCATCGTCGGCACCACCGACGCCGTCCGCCTGGTGGCCTGTGCCGCGGCGGACGAGGTGCAGCTCTCGCGCGAGGAGTGGTATGCGTTGTTCACCGCGGCGCGAGGGGGACGGGTGCCGTGA
- a CDS encoding EAL domain-containing protein has translation MIDRRIHDELLSDAWLEGGPGAAAIGRNVDRMLDAVRRHLDMDVAFVSEFNGRDRVFRHVVSRLDPAPIRPGDSSPLEEGYCMRVVEGQIPQLIPDTAAVPLLAHIPETALVPIGAHLSVPIQLRDGRVYGTFCCFSLASNLSLSQRDLQMMRAFADLLAYQIDGDLDAVHAHEEKVARVTAVLELGQPHVVYQPVYRSSERRIIGVECLSRFKLEPQRTPDVWFAEAREIGLGVRLELNAILSALDGLRGIPGDFYVALNVSPQTIISGGIDGYIDDLDPHRVVLEITEHSLVDDYGLLNNRLAPLREAGVRIAVDDAGAGYASMRHVLAIHPDIIKLDLSLTRDIDSDSPRRALAAALIEFARQTQSHVVAEGVETASELEALQALGVDDVQGYHLARPLEADALQQKLAAERQRN, from the coding sequence TTGATCGATCGAAGAATCCACGATGAGCTGCTGTCCGACGCCTGGCTGGAGGGCGGCCCCGGCGCCGCCGCGATCGGCCGCAACGTGGACCGCATGCTGGATGCGGTGCGCCGCCACCTCGACATGGACGTGGCCTTCGTCTCCGAATTCAACGGCCGCGACCGGGTATTCCGCCATGTGGTGAGCCGGCTGGACCCTGCGCCGATCCGTCCCGGCGATTCGAGTCCGCTCGAAGAGGGCTACTGCATGCGGGTGGTCGAAGGCCAGATCCCGCAACTGATCCCCGATACGGCGGCCGTCCCGCTGCTCGCCCATATCCCCGAGACCGCGCTGGTGCCCATCGGCGCCCACCTCAGTGTGCCCATCCAGCTGCGCGATGGCCGCGTGTACGGCACGTTCTGCTGTTTCAGCCTGGCCTCCAACCTGTCGCTCAGCCAGCGCGACCTGCAGATGATGCGCGCCTTCGCCGACCTGCTGGCCTACCAGATCGACGGCGACCTGGATGCCGTGCACGCCCACGAGGAGAAGGTGGCGCGCGTCACCGCCGTGCTGGAGCTCGGCCAGCCGCACGTGGTCTACCAGCCCGTCTACCGCAGCAGCGAACGCCGCATCATCGGCGTGGAATGCCTGTCGCGCTTCAAGCTGGAACCGCAGCGCACGCCCGACGTGTGGTTCGCCGAGGCGCGCGAGATCGGCCTGGGCGTCCGTCTGGAACTCAATGCCATCCTGTCGGCGCTGGATGGCCTGCGCGGCATTCCGGGCGACTTCTACGTGGCCCTCAACGTGTCGCCGCAGACGATCATCAGCGGCGGCATCGATGGCTACATCGACGACCTCGACCCGCACCGGGTGGTGCTGGAGATCACCGAACACTCGCTGGTCGACGACTACGGGCTGCTCAACAACCGCCTGGCGCCCTTGCGCGAGGCCGGCGTGCGCATCGCCGTGGACGATGCCGGCGCAGGCTACGCCAGCATGCGACACGTGCTGGCGATCCATCCGGACATCATCAAGCTGGACCTCAGCCTGACCCGCGACATCGATTCCGACTCGCCGCGACGTGCGTTGGCCGCCGCGCTGATCGAGTTCGCCCGCCAGACCCAGTCGCATGTGGTGGCCGAAGGCGTGGAGACCGCCTCGGAACTCGAGGCATTGCAGGCGCTCGGCGTGGACGACGTGCAGGGCTACCACCTCGCACGGCCGCTGGAAGCCGACGCGCTGCAGCAGAAGCTGGCCGCCGAACGCCAACGCAACTGA
- a CDS encoding erythromycin esterase family protein, which translates to MNTRTSRFVAIALLLLCATFLSAAKASDASDDEKQAFEAALATLCDKRVVLLGEDSGHGAGRTVALKGRITRALVERCGFSAVYFESPVYEFLHLEEQLAARDAGPGLLADAVGALWAGTAEFQPTLDWLWQDVVAGRLHVQGLDVQVGGITQTYSAQALPARLARHAGRSRTMCERRIARFTRWEFDATHPFDDAFRTQVRACLATIQTRLASDHDTVSSKATARMTWALMRALDVGSHDGFNLREDAMARNVAWHQARVPAPRIVIWTATRHALKGVLADKPERIPLGMRLVPGFGPDLASIGFTSASGHHGRPGQGSLALNTPTLGTLEAAPHASRSSVFLDVAQLHRLGTRESRVVGYARPLTADWSTLLDGIWILPLETPLHVAGDIEVPPAPALPLM; encoded by the coding sequence ATGAACACGCGTACGTCACGCTTCGTAGCCATTGCGCTCCTGCTCTTGTGCGCGACCTTCCTGTCGGCCGCCAAGGCAAGCGATGCATCGGATGACGAAAAGCAGGCATTTGAGGCCGCACTCGCCACACTTTGCGACAAGCGCGTGGTGCTGCTTGGCGAGGATTCGGGCCATGGCGCGGGACGTACGGTTGCCCTCAAAGGACGCATCACCCGGGCGCTGGTCGAACGGTGCGGCTTCTCCGCCGTGTATTTCGAGAGTCCCGTCTATGAGTTCCTTCATCTGGAAGAACAGCTTGCTGCGCGGGATGCGGGACCCGGACTGCTGGCGGATGCGGTCGGCGCGCTCTGGGCAGGTACCGCCGAGTTCCAACCGACGCTGGACTGGCTTTGGCAGGACGTCGTGGCGGGGAGACTCCATGTCCAGGGTCTGGATGTCCAGGTAGGCGGCATCACCCAGACGTATTCGGCACAGGCGCTGCCCGCCCGGCTCGCCCGCCACGCGGGTCGCTCACGCACGATGTGCGAACGCCGGATCGCCCGCTTCACCCGGTGGGAGTTCGATGCGACGCATCCCTTCGATGATGCGTTTCGCACACAGGTGCGCGCGTGTCTCGCCACCATCCAGACACGCCTGGCCTCTGATCACGACACGGTGTCGTCCAAGGCCACCGCGCGCATGACCTGGGCCCTGATGCGTGCCCTGGATGTCGGCTCGCATGACGGCTTCAACCTGCGCGAGGATGCCATGGCGCGGAATGTGGCATGGCACCAGGCGCGCGTGCCCGCACCGCGCATTGTCATCTGGACGGCCACTCGTCACGCGTTGAAAGGCGTATTGGCCGACAAGCCCGAGCGCATTCCCCTCGGCATGCGTCTCGTGCCCGGCTTCGGCCCTGATCTCGCCAGCATCGGGTTCACCTCGGCATCCGGACACCATGGCAGGCCGGGGCAAGGCAGCCTCGCGTTGAACACGCCGACGTTGGGCACATTGGAAGCCGCGCCTCATGCATCGCGATCCAGCGTCTTTCTGGACGTTGCCCAACTCCATCGATTGGGCACCCGAGAGTCCCGTGTCGTGGGCTATGCGCGACCCCTGACCGCAGACTGGTCGACCCTGCTCGACGGCATCTGGATCCTGCCGCTGGAGACCCCGCTGCATGTCGCCGGGGACATCGAGGTCCCGCCGGCCCCGGCACTTCCCCTTATGTGA